The Haloarcula laminariae genomic sequence GCCGGGAACCTCTGTAGCCCGACGAAGGTGTACATCAACAGCTACAACTCCAGCGGGACCGACGTCGGCTACTGCGCACAGACCCCCAAAAACGAGGGCGACATCGTCTACGGCGGGGATATCGACCTCACCAGCGGCTCCGGGAGTTCGGACATCCACGGCGACGTCGTCTCCGGCGGGACCATCGACGTCGGGAAGTCGAACGGGAACGGGGCGCCGTTCGTCCACGGGAACATCAGCTACAGTGACCGCTGCGAGAATTCGCGCAACGCCTGTGACAATCGGTCGTCCGGCCAGGTGACCCAGATAAGCGGTATCGACCAGGCGCCGGCCATCAACGGCATCGTCCGAACCCAGGTCAACGAGACCCAGTCGAACAACGACAACGGCGACAGCGATCCAATCAGCGGGAACACGCTCGATTCCGGCTCCGTCGAGCTCACGGCCGGGACCTACTACCTCGAAACCGTCGACGTCGCAACGGACGACCGGGTGACGCTCAACACCACCGACGGCGACATCTTCCTCGCGGTCGAGGAGAACATCGAGCTCGGGGAGAACGCCACCATGGAGGTCGTCGGTGACGGGACGGTGAGCGTCTACGTCGAGGGCAGCGGCGGCAACGCGAACCAGTTGTATCTGGGGAAGGGGGCGAACATAACCAACGACGGTGACGACGCCCCGCAGTTCCGGATGTTCGGCCAGGACGACTTCACCGCGACCATCGGTGACGGCTCCGGCGGGAACCTCGCGAAGTACGTCGGCGTCATATACGCCCCGCCGGGTACGTCCGGCACCGGGACCGTCACGCTGGCAAGCGGCGTCATCTACGGCGGGGTCCTCACCGGCACCACGACGATAGGCTCCGGTAACGGCGGCTCCATCCACTACGACGAAGCGCTCCGAACACAGCAGGTGCTGGAACAGAGCGAGTCCATCGTCCGGGTGACGTACATCCACGCCTCGACGAACGAAGTCCGGGTCGAAGACGGCTGAGACGGTCGGCCGTGCGTTGGTAGCGGGGTGTTCGCACGCTACGGGCCCGTGAGAGGAGCGGGAACCGAGGACGAGGCGAACCCGGCCCGCCCGTTCCCCGACGCGTGGTCAGGACTCGATGCCGACCCGGATGTCGTGGTGGACCACGTACACCTGGTCGATGTCGCTCCCGGGGTCAAACGTACACTCGATGCCGTCGGTGAGGTCCGTACAGTCAAAGCCCGACTCCTCGAAGTAGTCGGTCCACAGCGTCGTCCGAGGCGTTCCTCGTAGGGACACGGAGACCCTGCTGACGTCGGTAGCCGTGCTGTTGTACGCGAGAGTCGTCCCCCTGTTTCGCCCGCGTACGAGTACGGTCGACCCGGCGAGGGACTGCCGGTCCGGACGGTTGAGTCCGACTACCGAGATGAGGACGCGGTCCTCGCTGACGACGAAGGGCGGGTCAGTTATCCGGACTCCGCCGCCGTTCGAGGTCCGGAACACCGCCCCGGCCTCGTACACCAGCTTCCGGTCTTCGTCGCCGGTGTAGACGAGCGGGCGTATCTTCCAGCCCTTGCTCCGCCACGTTCCGTCGGCGTCGGTCACGTTCACACGCATCGTGACGTTCTCGCCGGTTGCCATCTGAGCCTCACCGAGGCTGAGTTCCGTCGCGCGGCTGGGGGCGTCGCGCCGATGGATGTCCGCGAGGTTGTCCGCGAGCACGTCGAAGGCCCGTTCGGCGTTCTCCATCTGCTCGTCGTTCCGGACATCCTGAAGGGTCCCGAGCCCGCTCACCGAGATTATCCCGACGGTCGAGACGACGAGTGCGAACACCAGCACGTAGCTGACGACCTCGCTGACGGCCCGGTCAGACATCGCGCACCTCCAGCTCGCTCCCGGTGTACCGGACCTGCAGGTCGCCCCCGAGGATGGAGCTCTCCGCGAGCGGCGTCTCGACAGCGAGCCCTATCCGCACAGTCACGTCGGGGTCGGTGGTGCGCAGGACGACCGTCTCGTTGTCGTCGTCCAGCGTGACCCGGTACGGGGCGCCCGTAACCGAGTTCGAGAACGACCGGTTGGTCCGGACAGTCACGGCGGAGTCGCCGGCTCTGACCAGCCGGTCGGCCCACTCGATGTCCGAGGCTATCTGCTGGCCGGTGACGGTGAGTTCGTCCCTGATGACCTGCTCGCGCTGGGAGTCGATGTAGGACCCGCCGGCGACGATGAGACCGGTGATGAGCACCGTCGCGATGCCCAGCGAGAGCACGTAGCTGAGCGTCGTCGAGACCGCGCGCGCGTCAGACATCCGTCTCACCCGGGGCGACCCGAACGTCGGTCTCGTAGCGCAGGTCGGTCGTCACGTACGTGTACCGGACCGTCACGTCGTACAGCGCATCGCTGGACTGGAGCGTGGTGTCGAGCGACGGGAGCGCCAGGCCCGCCCCCGGATGGACGACCATCGAGAAGTTCCCGGTGATGTTGCCCGCGTTGGCAAAGGAGATGTCGTAGTTGTCCGTCGCTCCGGCCGCGAAGTGGAAGTTCTCGCCGGTCGGACCGGTGGTGAGCGCGTCACACTCCTCGCCCTGGATGGTCCCCCCCGTCACGTCGATGTGGACCGACGAGACGGTGGGGTCGTGCGTGACCTCGCAGTCCTCGGTCGTCCTCGTCCCGCTCTCGTTTTTCAGCGTCCTGACGTGAACGGTGTCGGCGTCGACACGCCAGATGCGGGCGCGCCAGCTGTTCTCGTTTCCGCTATCGAGCCCGTGCTCCTGGACCCGAACGGTAAACGCGCTGGCGTTGTCCGAAGCCGCAATGCCGGTGGCGTCTAGCTCGAAGGCCCGCGTGCCGTTCCCCCCGGCAACCCTGGTGACGTCCTCGGCGACGGGATACGCGTCCGAGCTGTCGTTGGCGAACGTCGTCCCGTTCGACTGGTAGAGCCGCTTTCCCGCCCTCGACGAGTCGTACGCGACGTCGACCACGCGGCCCGACCGGGCCCCCTGCCGGCCCGTCTGTTTGGAGATGTTGCTGATGCCGGCGTTCACGGCGGCCGTCAGCGTCGCGGTCGAGCTGTTGTCGTGGCGGTTCGCCGACCTGACCGCGTCGCCGACGTTCGTCTCGACCATCGCCCGCATCGACAGCGCGTCGCCGCTACCGGTGGTCTCGCCCCGGCTCGCCAGGTTCTCCGTGAAAATCGCCGAGTTGACGATGAGCGCCAGCGCGACGAAGATGATGGCGAGCGCAAAGGCCGCGACCAGGATAATCTGTCCCCGGTCGCCGCCGCTCAGATCCGCCACGCGACCACCTCCACCCGAACGGTGTTGTAGAGATTGCCGCCGGTGTCGGGCATCGGATAGGTCACGTTGGCGGTGCCGACGCTGGTGTCGGTCGGGCGCTCCCGGGCGTCGTACAGCGGGTCGTCGTCCTGTAGCGTCACCGTATGGGTCGCCGTGACAGCGTTGTCCGTCGGGACGCCGCTGTAGACGTACCGCCGCGTTATCGGTACCCCCTTGTCGTTCTGGAACCGCAAGTAGACGTTGTAAGCGATACCGTTCTCGTTGAACGCCCGTTCCAGCATCGCGCCGAAACGGTTCTCCGGGGGCCCCGACGTGTAGAACCGCTGGACGCCCACGTCGTGGAACTGCGCCGAGCTGTTGTTCCAGTAGAGCACCGCCGGTTTCAACACGCCGCGCTGTGACGCCGCGGCGAGGACGCCCTGCCCGATGGACTGTTGCTGGTCCTCGATGTGCTGGCTGGACGTGCTCGCCGACAGCGGCGTCACCGCCGTCATCTGCAACGCGAAGACGAGGCTCGACAGCATGAGCAGCCCGGCGACCGTCGCCTCCAGCGTGTGTGCCTGTGCCCGCATCTTACCACATCTCCACATACAGCGTCACGTCTCGGTTGTCGAGCGAGACGACCCTGACCGAGGTCACCGACGGTTCGGTGTCCGGAAGCGCGTCCCCGCGACTCAGGACGGTGTCGTCCGTCGGCCCGGTCGTATCACACTCGCCACTCGACGAGCCGACGAGTCCGGTGTCCGGTTCGGAGCTGTCCCAGCACAGCAGCTCCTGGCCGGTGCCGGTCAGATTCCCACGGAGGCTGACGTTCACCCGCTGGTTGCTCGTCGCGACGCCGAGCTGTTCTTCGAGCGGCGCGTTCTGGAACGGACAGCCCGTCGCGTCCCCCTCGAAGAACGTGACCGTACAGTAGCTGTCCAGCGCGTACGGGTCCGAGGGCGACGCCAGCGTCCCGGTCGCGAGCTGGTCCGCGACTCGGTTCGACGACACCGTCTCGTCCTGCGCGCTCTCGGTGAACGGCGACAGGATGCCCGGGATGAACAGGAAGATGAACAGCAACACCGCGAGGAAGACGCTGATACCGATGGCGAAATCGAGCGTCGTCTGTCCG encodes the following:
- a CDS encoding DUF7289 family protein — its product is MLACSGQGDQRRLRAQSGPLGFLLVFALVIAATTIIVALGAGAIDGTQETLDTERTEKTMTQLDSQAALVALGNSQRQRVDLATGRDSTYMAEEGAGRMTLSYRNQTNGNETEVFSTEMGRIIYETNDGTTVAYQGGGVWRSDGDGNSVMVSPPEFHYRDATLTLPLVTVGSSGSIGDRAVISDANTTRYFPNPGMNGNYTNPLENARVEVSVTSAYYRAWGRYFETRTDGEVEYDHGTDTVTLALVTPLQNTKVTSATSSLSASGTFNLNGNAGNLCSPTKVYINSYNSSGTDVGYCAQTPKNEGDIVYGGDIDLTSGSGSSDIHGDVVSGGTIDVGKSNGNGAPFVHGNISYSDRCENSRNACDNRSSGQVTQISGIDQAPAINGIVRTQVNETQSNNDNGDSDPISGNTLDSGSVELTAGTYYLETVDVATDDRVTLNTTDGDIFLAVEENIELGENATMEVVGDGTVSVYVEGSGGNANQLYLGKGANITNDGDDAPQFRMFGQDDFTATIGDGSGGNLAKYVGVIYAPPGTSGTGTVTLASGVIYGGVLTGTTTIGSGNGGSIHYDEALRTQQVLEQSESIVRVTYIHASTNEVRVEDG
- a CDS encoding DUF7289 family protein, which translates into the protein MSDRAVSEVVSYVLVFALVVSTVGIISVSGLGTLQDVRNDEQMENAERAFDVLADNLADIHRRDAPSRATELSLGEAQMATGENVTMRVNVTDADGTWRSKGWKIRPLVYTGDEDRKLVYEAGAVFRTSNGGGVRITDPPFVVSEDRVLISVVGLNRPDRQSLAGSTVLVRGRNRGTTLAYNSTATDVSRVSVSLRGTPRTTLWTDYFEESGFDCTDLTDGIECTFDPGSDIDQVYVVHHDIRVGIES
- a CDS encoding DUF7266 family protein, which codes for MSDARAVSTTLSYVLSLGIATVLITGLIVAGGSYIDSQREQVIRDELTVTGQQIASDIEWADRLVRAGDSAVTVRTNRSFSNSVTGAPYRVTLDDDNETVVLRTTDPDVTVRIGLAVETPLAESSILGGDLQVRYTGSELEVRDV
- a CDS encoding DUF7261 family protein codes for the protein MADLSGGDRGQIILVAAFALAIIFVALALIVNSAIFTENLASRGETTGSGDALSMRAMVETNVGDAVRSANRHDNSSTATLTAAVNAGISNISKQTGRQGARSGRVVDVAYDSSRAGKRLYQSNGTTFANDSSDAYPVAEDVTRVAGGNGTRAFELDATGIAASDNASAFTVRVQEHGLDSGNENSWRARIWRVDADTVHVRTLKNESGTRTTEDCEVTHDPTVSSVHIDVTGGTIQGEECDALTTGPTGENFHFAAGATDNYDISFANAGNITGNFSMVVHPGAGLALPSLDTTLQSSDALYDVTVRYTYVTTDLRYETDVRVAPGETDV
- a CDS encoding DUF7288 family protein, which translates into the protein MRAQAHTLEATVAGLLMLSSLVFALQMTAVTPLSASTSSQHIEDQQQSIGQGVLAAASQRGVLKPAVLYWNNSSAQFHDVGVQRFYTSGPPENRFGAMLERAFNENGIAYNVYLRFQNDKGVPITRRYVYSGVPTDNAVTATHTVTLQDDDPLYDARERPTDTSVGTANVTYPMPDTGGNLYNTVRVEVVAWRI
- a CDS encoding DUF7287 family protein, which gives rise to MGTQRSDEPQNRQPGSGSGERGQTTLDFAIGISVFLAVLLFIFLFIPGILSPFTESAQDETVSSNRVADQLATGTLASPSDPYALDSYCTVTFFEGDATGCPFQNAPLEEQLGVATSNQRVNVSLRGNLTGTGQELLCWDSSEPDTGLVGSSSGECDTTGPTDDTVLSRGDALPDTEPSVTSVRVVSLDNRDVTLYVEMW